In the Rhodospirillaceae bacterium genome, one interval contains:
- a CDS encoding DUF4743 domain-containing protein, whose amino-acid sequence MSYLDRVKACNTYRLSGFVPFLADGQCVGWVKHAFAKALAEYSDIFVVTNQSVTISEKLQSIEDRNAVINELTQDWIAAGWISKLLGETYPVRRTWASRDHFTIDRALVPLFGTRAYGVHLNGYIKKSEQFYLWIGTRNADRHVEPNKLDNMVAGGQPVGLSLWQNLIKECNEEAAVPATLVSEAISTGTVSYCFENPLGLKADTLFCYDLAVPEDFTPENQDGEISGFQLMPIEEALSIVRETTDFKFNVSLVILDFAIRHGVISPDTEPDYEEILAGLHSDSPIYHAV is encoded by the coding sequence GTGAGTTACTTAGATCGAGTGAAAGCCTGCAACACCTATCGGCTCTCGGGGTTTGTCCCATTTCTCGCCGACGGGCAGTGCGTCGGGTGGGTTAAACACGCTTTTGCCAAGGCCTTGGCGGAATATTCTGACATCTTCGTCGTAACAAACCAGAGCGTGACGATTTCTGAGAAATTGCAATCAATTGAGGATCGCAACGCCGTCATTAATGAGCTGACACAAGACTGGATCGCTGCTGGATGGATATCTAAATTACTTGGCGAGACCTACCCGGTGCGGCGAACGTGGGCGTCTCGCGATCATTTCACAATAGACCGCGCCTTAGTCCCACTGTTCGGAACCCGGGCATATGGCGTGCACCTCAACGGTTATATCAAAAAATCTGAGCAGTTCTATCTTTGGATCGGAACGCGGAACGCTGACAGACATGTCGAACCCAACAAACTCGATAACATGGTAGCAGGCGGCCAGCCTGTTGGGCTGAGTTTGTGGCAAAATCTCATTAAAGAGTGCAACGAAGAAGCCGCTGTGCCCGCAACGCTTGTCTCTGAAGCTATTTCAACAGGAACCGTATCTTACTGCTTTGAGAACCCTCTTGGTCTTAAGGCAGATACCCTATTTTGTTATGATCTGGCTGTGCCAGAGGACTTCACCCCAGAAAACCAGGATGGCGAAATTTCGGGATTTCAGCTAATGCCCATCGAGGAAGCGCTCTCAATTGTCCGTGAGACTACAGATTTCAAATTCAATGTGTCACTGGTGATACTGGATTTTGCCATACGGCACGGCGTAATTTCACCTGACACAGAGCCTGATTATGAAGAAATTCTGGCTGGATTACATTCGGATAGCCCCATATATCATGCCGTATGA
- the rpmB gene encoding 50S ribosomal protein L28 translates to MSRRCSLSGKGVMTGNNVSHAMNKTRRRFLPNLQDVSLLSEALDKSFKLRVATSTLRTIEKRGGLDAYLIGSRDVELTDEAVKMKRQVKKAQSIAA, encoded by the coding sequence ATGTCACGACGCTGTTCTTTAAGCGGAAAAGGCGTAATGACGGGTAATAACGTCAGCCATGCCATGAACAAGACCCGCCGGCGTTTCTTGCCGAACTTGCAGGATGTTTCACTATTGAGCGAAGCGCTGGACAAGTCCTTTAAGCTGCGGGTTGCAACAAGCACATTGCGCACCATTGAGAAGCGCGGTGGGTTGGATGCTTATTTAATTGGATCAAGAGACGTTGAATTAACCGATGAGGCTGTGAAGATGAAGCGTCAGGTTAAGAAGGCACAATCAATCGCTGCATAA
- a CDS encoding cobaltochelatase subunit CobT has translation MPPYPKADAVAAPTVGGSALKKTVPTASNKELSRNTGRMEDLKTVTVAAVKALSGRADTNVSFTPIATNQKTGGQGAEIRLPLPPAKLNKENVIRLRGSADASAMRLRHHSDAVHQRRIPHGKDAIDAYNAMEQARVEVLGSKDYKGVSSNLGKALEQRLALEGYQMARASIQIQMQDALKVMIHSKCGALELGEAGKHVLTVAEREYGDALAPYLERLTDSLHDQKQFSNILREMIEVLDLEKDDGGRDLDEDESPDLNEESDSTSEGDEGESQGEEKSEPDQGDADPEAGDTDEDVQPDDQSEELAVPFAMESAEDPGNDGQEPKPQSGHNRTYEDERYKIYTSEFDQVEDAFNLCDPEELNRLRAQLDRQLAHMQGIVSRLANRLQRKLMAQQVRSWEFDLEEGLLDTSRLARVITNPLHSLTFKREKEMDFRDTVVTLLIDNSGSMRGRPITIAAMSADILARTLERCGVKVEILGFTTSQWKGGQARKNWTDSGKPAHPGRLNDLRHIIYKSADTPWRRARKNLGLMLREGILKENIDGEALAWAHNRLIGRTESRRILMVVSDGAPVDDSTLSVNPGNYLEKHLRDVISFIENRSPVQLLAIGIGHDVTRYYRRAVTLMDVDELGGAVMSQLTDLFDEDELRQTLGYSQMVI, from the coding sequence ATGCCGCCTTATCCCAAAGCAGACGCGGTTGCCGCACCAACGGTTGGCGGAAGTGCGCTCAAAAAAACCGTGCCGACTGCGTCTAACAAGGAGCTCAGCCGCAACACTGGACGCATGGAAGACCTCAAGACAGTCACGGTTGCTGCTGTTAAGGCACTCTCGGGGCGAGCCGACACCAACGTCTCGTTCACGCCCATCGCAACCAATCAAAAAACAGGCGGTCAGGGTGCAGAAATTCGCCTTCCGCTCCCCCCTGCCAAACTAAACAAAGAAAACGTGATCCGGTTACGCGGCTCGGCCGACGCAAGTGCCATGCGCCTCCGTCATCACAGTGACGCCGTTCATCAACGCCGGATTCCCCATGGTAAAGATGCGATCGATGCCTACAACGCGATGGAACAAGCTCGCGTCGAAGTGCTGGGGTCCAAAGATTACAAAGGCGTCTCCTCTAATCTGGGCAAAGCTCTGGAGCAGCGTCTAGCGCTGGAAGGCTATCAAATGGCCCGCGCGTCTATTCAAATACAGATGCAAGACGCCCTCAAGGTTATGATTCATTCTAAATGCGGTGCCCTTGAACTCGGTGAGGCTGGCAAACATGTACTCACGGTCGCAGAGCGTGAATATGGCGACGCCTTGGCCCCCTATTTAGAGCGACTAACAGACTCATTGCATGATCAAAAGCAGTTCTCAAATATCTTACGAGAAATGATTGAGGTTCTTGATTTAGAAAAAGACGATGGTGGTCGCGACCTAGACGAAGACGAAAGCCCAGACCTGAATGAAGAGTCAGACTCAACATCTGAAGGGGATGAAGGAGAGTCTCAAGGAGAAGAAAAGTCAGAGCCAGATCAAGGCGATGCTGATCCGGAAGCTGGTGACACCGATGAAGATGTTCAGCCCGATGATCAAAGCGAAGAACTAGCCGTCCCCTTTGCGATGGAAAGTGCGGAAGATCCAGGCAATGACGGACAAGAACCAAAACCACAATCCGGTCACAATCGAACCTACGAAGACGAACGCTACAAAATTTACACCTCTGAATTTGATCAAGTTGAAGATGCCTTCAACTTATGTGACCCCGAAGAACTGAATCGTTTGAGGGCACAGCTTGATCGCCAACTCGCACATATGCAGGGCATTGTTTCCCGACTGGCAAACAGGCTTCAACGTAAACTGATGGCGCAGCAGGTCCGCAGTTGGGAATTTGATTTGGAAGAAGGTCTGTTGGATACAAGCCGACTCGCACGCGTTATCACTAACCCCCTGCATTCGCTGACCTTTAAGCGTGAGAAGGAAATGGACTTCCGGGATACAGTGGTCACACTTCTTATTGATAACTCAGGGTCGATGCGCGGGCGTCCCATAACGATAGCAGCCATGAGTGCAGATATCCTTGCTCGCACGCTGGAGCGTTGTGGCGTAAAGGTCGAGATTCTTGGTTTCACCACAAGCCAGTGGAAAGGTGGACAAGCGCGAAAGAATTGGACCGACAGCGGAAAACCGGCGCACCCAGGCCGACTCAACGATTTGCGACATATTATCTATAAATCTGCGGATACGCCTTGGCGGCGTGCGCGAAAAAATCTCGGCCTGATGCTGCGTGAAGGTATTTTAAAAGAGAACATTGATGGCGAAGCTCTGGCGTGGGCCCATAACCGACTGATAGGCCGAACTGAGTCCCGCCGCATCCTCATGGTTGTCTCCGACGGAGCACCTGTCGATGACTCAACGCTCTCTGTTAATCCTGGCAATTATCTTGAGAAACATCTCAGAGACGTCATCAGCTTTATCGAGAACCGCTCACCCGTCCAATTGCTGGCCATTGGCATTGGTCATGATGTCACACGTTACTATCGACGTGCCGTAACCCTGATGGATGTAGACGAGTTAGGCGGAGCCGTTATGTCTCAACTCACGGATTTGTTTGACGAGGACGAGCTTCGCCAAACGCTCGGCTATTCTCAAATGGTCATTTAG
- the cobS gene encoding cobaltochelatase subunit CobS: MATDSEHTSGIPDTTVNVKKIFGFNSKMTVPAFSTPDEHVPELDPTYRFDPDTTRAILAGFAYNRRVMIQGYHGTGKSTHIEQVAARLNWPCLRINLDSHISRIDLVGKDAIVLRDGVQITEFREGILPWALQNPVALVFDEYDAGRPDVMFVIQRVLEVAGRLTLLDQNKVIKPHPSFRLFSTANTVGLGDTTGLYHGTQQINQGQMDRWNIVSTLNYLEHDAEAEIVLAKLPAYNNKEGKETLSAMVRVADLSRAGFISGDISTVMSPRTVITWAENAEIFDDVAYAFRVSFLNKCDETERAVVAEYFQRCFGEELPDSVATSVA, encoded by the coding sequence ATGGCAACCGATAGCGAACACACTTCCGGCATTCCCGACACGACCGTCAATGTAAAGAAGATCTTCGGCTTCAACAGTAAGATGACTGTCCCAGCCTTCAGCACACCTGACGAACATGTACCGGAGTTGGACCCAACCTACCGCTTTGATCCGGATACGACACGCGCCATTTTAGCGGGCTTCGCCTACAACAGGCGGGTGATGATTCAAGGGTACCATGGCACCGGAAAATCAACCCATATTGAACAGGTGGCTGCGCGCCTCAATTGGCCCTGCTTGCGTATTAACTTAGACAGCCATATCAGCCGGATTGACCTGGTGGGTAAAGACGCCATTGTGTTACGTGATGGCGTACAGATTACAGAGTTTCGCGAAGGCATCCTGCCCTGGGCGCTCCAAAACCCAGTCGCATTGGTTTTTGATGAATACGATGCAGGACGACCAGACGTGATGTTCGTGATTCAACGCGTGCTGGAAGTTGCTGGTCGACTGACCTTGCTTGACCAAAACAAGGTTATTAAACCTCACCCCTCTTTTCGTCTCTTTTCCACAGCCAACACAGTTGGCCTGGGCGATACGACCGGGCTTTACCACGGCACTCAGCAAATCAATCAAGGGCAGATGGACCGTTGGAATATTGTCTCGACGCTCAACTACTTAGAGCACGACGCGGAGGCGGAGATTGTCTTGGCCAAACTGCCTGCCTACAACAACAAAGAAGGCAAAGAGACATTATCGGCCATGGTACGCGTCGCTGATCTATCGCGCGCAGGGTTTATATCGGGGGATATCTCAACTGTAATGTCACCCCGCACCGTCATTACATGGGCAGAAAACGCCGAGATATTTGACGACGTCGCCTATGCGTTTCGAGTTTCGTTCTTAAACAAGTGCGACGAAACGGAACGTGCGGTGGTTGCTGAATATTTCCAGAGGTGTTTTGGCGAGGAACTGCCGGACTCAGTTGCGACTTCGGTCGCCTGA
- a CDS encoding SDR family oxidoreductase gives MDLLLKDKTALITGASRGLGAATANALAAEGTNLLLTARDETALKSQAEAISKTHGVHVEIAPVDLKQNSACGDVAKACIGAFGRIDILVNSVGASQGGLFWDIPDDVWRDSMELKMMATVRMMRAVIPAMIKKKYGRIVNIVGNTGVQPSPRLLPGSAANAALLAITRGLGEELAPHNVVVNALNPGPTRTERWTTLMDNLANSSGRTVAEVESDYTAQIPMDRLGQPDEIARLAVFLASDRAANMTGTYLTADGGWTKGIA, from the coding sequence ATGGACCTTCTATTAAAAGATAAAACAGCATTGATCACGGGGGCCAGCCGCGGCCTCGGTGCCGCAACGGCTAATGCGTTAGCCGCAGAAGGCACCAATCTCTTACTAACAGCGCGTGATGAAACGGCGTTAAAATCACAAGCTGAGGCAATCTCAAAAACACATGGTGTGCACGTTGAAATTGCGCCTGTTGATCTGAAACAAAACAGCGCCTGTGGCGATGTGGCAAAAGCGTGCATCGGCGCTTTTGGCCGAATTGATATTTTGGTCAATTCCGTAGGCGCATCACAAGGTGGGCTGTTTTGGGACATTCCAGACGATGTTTGGCGGGACAGCATGGAACTGAAAATGATGGCGACAGTTCGTATGATGCGTGCCGTCATTCCAGCAATGATTAAGAAAAAATATGGCCGGATTGTGAACATCGTCGGCAATACGGGTGTGCAGCCATCACCTCGCCTTTTACCTGGATCCGCCGCCAATGCCGCATTGTTAGCGATCACACGCGGCCTCGGAGAAGAGTTGGCACCCCATAATGTGGTGGTGAACGCCCTGAACCCAGGACCAACGCGCACTGAGCGCTGGACCACTTTAATGGATAACCTCGCCAACAGCAGTGGCCGAACCGTGGCTGAAGTCGAATCGGACTACACGGCTCAAATTCCCATGGACCGCCTGGGCCAACCCGACGAAATTGCCAGACTGGCTGTGTTCCTGGCCTCTGATCGGGCTGCCAATATGACCGGCACCTATTTGACCGCCGATGGCGGTTGGACGAAAGGCATTGCATAA
- a CDS encoding J domain-containing protein has product MTATRKSDETFPGPQSVGSGAVRRCQWRGCSGVGEHRAPTDKALSDYYVFCLDHVRLYNAQWNFHKGFGPDDMETEYRSAATWDRPTWKMGARQAPGRPWQNVFDPFGLYRDEYIDNKSEPSEVVLLSHEETLARRTFGLSGPMTLERLKARYKELVKRHHPDTNGGSRDAENKMKKINAAYQTLKSALKV; this is encoded by the coding sequence ATGACAGCGACGCGCAAATCCGATGAGACTTTTCCTGGACCGCAATCTGTGGGCTCAGGTGCTGTTCGACGGTGCCAATGGCGTGGCTGCTCTGGCGTTGGCGAACACCGCGCCCCTACTGATAAGGCTTTATCTGATTATTACGTATTTTGCTTGGACCATGTACGGCTCTACAACGCACAATGGAATTTTCATAAAGGCTTCGGTCCTGACGATATGGAAACCGAATACCGTAGCGCAGCGACGTGGGACAGACCCACTTGGAAAATGGGTGCGCGGCAAGCACCAGGGCGGCCCTGGCAGAACGTCTTTGACCCCTTTGGTCTTTATCGGGATGAATATATCGACAATAAGTCAGAACCCTCAGAGGTCGTACTTCTCTCACACGAAGAAACCCTAGCACGACGCACATTTGGGCTCTCCGGCCCCATGACACTGGAACGTCTGAAAGCCCGTTATAAAGAGTTGGTTAAACGACATCATCCAGATACCAATGGCGGCTCGCGTGATGCGGAAAATAAAATGAAAAAGATCAACGCAGCCTACCAAACTTTGAAGTCTGCACTTAAAGTCTAA
- a CDS encoding BolA family protein → MAAFDPSELVIQDDSHRHAGHSGAHPDGGGETHFNVKIVSRDFIGESRVARQRKVYAVLADELIERVHALSLVTMTPDEAAQ, encoded by the coding sequence ATGGCAGCTTTTGATCCATCAGAGCTTGTTATTCAAGATGACTCTCATCGCCATGCTGGCCACTCAGGTGCTCACCCTGATGGCGGGGGCGAAACCCATTTTAACGTTAAGATCGTCTCTCGAGATTTTATAGGCGAAAGCCGCGTAGCTCGGCAACGTAAAGTCTATGCGGTTCTTGCAGATGAATTGATAGAGCGTGTGCATGCCTTGTCATTGGTAACAATGACCCCAGATGAAGCCGCGCAGTAA
- a CDS encoding DUF2889 domain-containing protein — translation MPLPTAPEERELLHIRNIECRGYQRADGMLDIDGWMTDIKTYSFPNHDRGEIKAGEPLHSMGLRITIDDTLTIRDCVAVTEFSPFNMCGNITPNFKKLIGLRITQGLTKNVQERLGGTHGCTHLVELIKPIATTAFQTLVGKRMGKLGAALKSGALKRPPILDTCHAWASDGEIVKREFPAHFTGD, via the coding sequence ATGCCCCTGCCCACTGCCCCCGAAGAACGAGAACTCCTGCACATTCGCAATATTGAATGCCGTGGTTACCAACGTGCTGACGGCATGCTGGATATTGATGGGTGGATGACAGATATTAAAACTTACAGCTTTCCCAATCATGATCGCGGCGAGATCAAGGCTGGCGAACCTTTGCACAGCATGGGACTGCGGATCACCATTGATGACACCCTAACCATAAGGGATTGCGTGGCTGTAACAGAATTCAGTCCCTTTAATATGTGTGGCAATATCACGCCGAATTTCAAAAAGCTGATTGGTCTGCGCATCACACAAGGGTTAACCAAAAACGTTCAGGAACGATTAGGAGGCACTCACGGCTGCACACATTTGGTTGAACTGATCAAACCCATAGCCACAACCGCGTTCCAAACCTTGGTTGGCAAGCGCATGGGCAAATTGGGTGCGGCATTGAAGTCCGGGGCCCTCAAAAGACCACCCATACTTGACACCTGCCATGCCTGGGCCTCGGACGGTGAAATCGTTAAGCGGGAGTTTCCTGCTCACTTCACTGGCGACTAA
- a CDS encoding CBS domain-containing protein produces the protein MMRKIVPDVISGQTLITVSLSDTARAIANLMREKKIAAVLVTENDALVGIITERDMTSRVIAAGLDAETAQAKDIMTSNPDTLHPNDSASQAIKMMIERNYRHLPVTDGDILVGMVSVRDLYAIYNLELEEDLKDRNAFIYGENYGTG, from the coding sequence ATGATGCGCAAGATTGTCCCAGATGTGATAAGCGGTCAGACCCTTATCACCGTTAGCCTATCAGATACCGCGCGTGCCATTGCCAACTTGATGCGAGAAAAAAAGATCGCCGCTGTGCTAGTCACAGAAAATGATGCACTGGTCGGCATCATTACAGAGCGTGATATGACGAGCCGTGTTATCGCAGCAGGTCTGGATGCGGAAACGGCCCAGGCCAAAGATATAATGACGTCCAATCCAGATACCTTGCACCCAAATGACAGTGCGTCTCAGGCCATTAAAATGATGATTGAACGGAATTACAGGCATTTGCCCGTTACGGATGGTGACATCCTTGTTGGCATGGTCTCTGTTAGAGATCTTTATGCGATCTATAATTTGGAACTTGAAGAAGATCTTAAAGATCGCAATGCCTTTATTTATGGAGAGAATTACGGCACTGGCTGA
- a CDS encoding HlyC/CorC family transporter: MVFTACFVLFLLVLSAFFSGSETALTATSRSHMHQRENDGDQRAATVNRLLDHRERLIATILLGNNLVNILASAMATSLMITMFGERGVVYATAVMTLLVLIFAEILPKTYALMHTHKMALAVAPIMRVLTVLFQPINYVIQGIVRIALTLLGASGAGAMTAQQTLSELRGAIDLHTGDAEIKEEVKHERAMLRSVLDLADVEVGEIMTHRKNLITIDANLPMTEVLAQISASPYTRIPLWQETTENIVGVLHTKSVLRAVQSAKGELDTINVLSICTPPWFVPETTNLLDQLNAFRDRREHFAIVVDEYGDVQGTVTLEDILEEIVGDIVDETDVSVAGVLAERNGTYLVEGSVTLRDLNREFEWSLPDEEASTIAGLVMAESRSIPTPGQVFIFHGFRFEILRRQRNQIIQLRVTPPKSGEEDEDEKESATLETEPTKGLT, encoded by the coding sequence ATGGTGTTTACCGCCTGCTTTGTACTTTTTCTGTTAGTTCTCTCAGCATTCTTTTCTGGGTCTGAAACAGCTTTAACAGCCACCTCGCGTTCGCATATGCATCAGCGAGAAAATGATGGTGATCAGCGGGCGGCGACAGTCAATAGACTTTTGGATCACCGTGAGCGCCTCATCGCGACCATTCTACTGGGCAATAACCTAGTCAATATTTTGGCATCAGCAATGGCCACAAGTCTGATGATTACGATGTTTGGTGAACGCGGCGTTGTGTATGCAACGGCCGTGATGACTCTGCTGGTTCTTATCTTCGCGGAGATATTACCCAAAACCTATGCGCTGATGCACACTCATAAAATGGCTTTGGCGGTTGCCCCCATAATGCGTGTCCTCACGGTTTTATTTCAGCCGATTAACTATGTAATTCAAGGAATTGTTCGTATCGCCTTAACGCTCTTGGGTGCAAGTGGCGCTGGTGCAATGACGGCCCAACAAACACTTTCAGAATTGCGCGGCGCTATCGACTTGCACACTGGCGACGCAGAAATCAAAGAAGAAGTGAAGCATGAACGCGCCATGCTGCGCAGTGTCCTTGACCTCGCCGATGTCGAAGTGGGCGAGATTATGACCCATCGTAAAAACCTAATCACAATTGATGCCAACCTCCCAATGACAGAGGTTCTTGCTCAAATTTCTGCAAGCCCTTACACCCGCATTCCACTGTGGCAAGAAACCACCGAAAATATTGTTGGGGTTCTGCACACCAAATCCGTTCTGCGCGCTGTGCAATCTGCTAAAGGCGAACTCGACACTATAAATGTTCTGTCCATTTGCACGCCACCATGGTTCGTTCCGGAAACCACCAACTTGCTGGACCAACTCAATGCATTCCGCGACCGACGTGAACACTTTGCGATTGTTGTTGACGAATATGGGGACGTGCAAGGCACCGTCACGCTGGAAGATATTTTAGAAGAAATCGTCGGAGACATTGTCGATGAGACCGACGTCTCTGTTGCCGGCGTTCTCGCCGAACGCAATGGTACGTATTTGGTTGAAGGTTCAGTCACCCTGCGCGACCTGAACCGCGAATTTGAATGGTCCCTCCCCGATGAAGAAGCATCTACCATTGCTGGGCTAGTCATGGCCGAGTCTCGATCTATCCCCACACCAGGCCAAGTGTTCATCTTTCATGGATTTCGGTTTGAAATTCTGCGGCGTCAACGCAATCAGATCATCCAATTGCGCGTAACACCGCCAAAATCCGGCGAGGAAGACGAGGACGAAAAAGAGTCTGCAACACTGGAAACGGAACCGACGAAGGGCCTAACTTGA
- the aroB gene encoding 3-dehydroquinate synthase, which translates to MSKMTTLDVDLADRSYPIHIGSGLIDQAGTLLLPILRKQRVFIITDSNVGPLYLKRLQDSLHTANIASDALTVPAGEATKNFDHLQSVVEAMLAAKVERSTTVVALGGGVVGDLAGFAASITLRGIDFVQIPTTLLAQVDSSVGGKTGINAAQGKNLAGSFHQPKAVLIDIDALKTLPDRERRAGYAEVCKYGLLGDVDFWAWLEKNGAHVLSGHGEVVTKAIETSCKAKAAIVAADEREGGVRALLNLGHTFAHAFEAELGYSGDILHGEAVALGMVLAFDLSAKLGLSPETDLERVKQHFNELDLPTKAPRKAHGLSAELLYSHMTQDKKVHDGRITFVLVRGIGQAFLTQDATKEDVLAVLNATLTS; encoded by the coding sequence ATGAGCAAGATGACGACCTTAGACGTCGACCTAGCTGATAGAAGTTACCCCATTCACATTGGATCTGGCCTGATAGATCAAGCTGGAACTTTGCTGTTACCCATTCTCAGAAAGCAGCGCGTTTTTATAATCACAGACAGTAATGTCGGACCGCTCTACCTAAAGCGGCTTCAAGACTCATTGCACACGGCGAACATCGCCAGCGATGCGCTGACGGTTCCGGCTGGAGAGGCCACAAAGAATTTTGATCACCTGCAAAGCGTTGTGGAAGCAATGCTTGCCGCCAAGGTTGAACGCTCAACCACTGTCGTTGCACTGGGCGGCGGTGTCGTTGGTGATCTCGCTGGTTTTGCCGCTTCAATCACTTTACGCGGTATCGACTTCGTGCAGATTCCGACCACACTGCTGGCTCAAGTGGACAGTTCTGTCGGCGGCAAAACAGGCATCAATGCTGCACAGGGAAAAAACCTGGCGGGCAGCTTTCATCAACCTAAAGCGGTGCTGATTGATATCGACGCCCTCAAAACACTTCCAGACCGTGAACGCCGTGCAGGCTATGCGGAAGTTTGCAAATATGGATTGTTGGGCGATGTTGATTTTTGGGCATGGCTAGAAAAAAACGGCGCTCATGTATTGTCTGGACATGGCGAGGTGGTGACCAAAGCCATAGAAACAAGTTGTAAAGCCAAAGCCGCTATTGTAGCGGCCGATGAACGCGAAGGTGGCGTGCGCGCTTTGCTAAACCTGGGACACACCTTTGCGCACGCCTTTGAGGCTGAACTTGGATACTCAGGCGACATATTACACGGCGAAGCCGTGGCCCTGGGTATGGTTTTGGCTTTTGACCTATCTGCAAAGCTTGGGTTGAGCCCAGAGACTGACCTGGAGCGCGTAAAACAGCATTTTAATGAATTAGACCTGCCAACAAAAGCGCCACGCAAAGCTCATGGCCTTTCTGCAGAACTCCTATATTCACATATGACGCAAGACAAGAAAGTTCATGATGGCCGCATCACATTTGTACTGGTGCGCGGCATCGGCCAGGCTTTTCTAACTCAAGACGCCACCAAAGAGGATGTGCTTGCTGTTCTGAACGCCACATTAACTAGCTAA
- a CDS encoding shikimate kinase: MTRNTDISNQIQLPDKTIVLVGLMGAGKSCVGRRIAQQLDIPFLDADAEVEAAAGCSIVDIFERYGEDEFRDGERRVIARLLDGPPSVIATGGGAFIDQQTRKLIHENGLSVWLRADLDTLVVRTAGRTHRPLLNSGDQREILSNLIEQRYPIYAEADITVETGSDSANVTCNRVLDAIEAHETALAKAKAT, encoded by the coding sequence ATGACCCGCAATACAGACATATCCAATCAAATCCAACTTCCTGACAAGACCATCGTTCTTGTCGGCCTTATGGGAGCTGGTAAAAGCTGTGTAGGTCGGCGGATTGCTCAACAATTAGACATTCCCTTTCTTGACGCAGATGCAGAGGTTGAGGCCGCAGCCGGATGTTCGATCGTGGATATCTTTGAGCGTTACGGTGAGGACGAGTTTCGCGATGGTGAACGCCGCGTTATAGCCCGCCTACTTGACGGACCGCCCTCAGTGATAGCCACAGGCGGGGGGGCCTTCATCGACCAGCAAACCCGTAAGTTGATTCATGAAAACGGACTATCCGTATGGTTACGAGCCGACCTCGACACACTGGTGGTACGCACAGCAGGGCGCACCCACCGACCTCTTCTAAATTCAGGGGATCAACGAGAAATATTGTCGAATCTGATTGAGCAGCGGTATCCGATTTATGCAGAAGCCGATATTACCGTTGAAACCGGGTCCGACAGTGCAAACGTAACTTGCAATCGCGTCCTTGACGCCATCGAAGCGCATGAAACTGCATTGGCCAAAGCTAAGGCGACGTGA